One segment of Gopherus flavomarginatus isolate rGopFla2 chromosome 8, rGopFla2.mat.asm, whole genome shotgun sequence DNA contains the following:
- the ACTRT3 gene encoding actin-related protein T3 isoform X4, giving the protein MGDMLPAVVMDNGSGLIKAGIAGDKEPRFIYSNITGRPKAKSVMLGAGQKDLYIGDEAQAKRGILSIRYPVEHGIVTSWADMEAVWKNVYDHDLKMKASERPALFTEAPLNPLVNREHMTKILFERFEVPALYVAIQAVLALYASGLTTGCVMDSGDGVTHTVPIFEGYCLSHAVLRLDLAGRDLTDYLMRILKESGVSLVSTGMEAPGIDKLCFNTIMKCDIDLRTNFFSNIILSGGSSLFPGMAERITKEIIRMVPSDTEVKVMAPPDRKLSVWMGGSILSSLSAFQQMWITMAEYREIGPNIVHRKCF; this is encoded by the exons ATGGGGGATATGTTACCGGCTGTGGTTATGGACAATGGCTCAGGCCTGATCAAGGCAGGCATAGCTGGGGACAAGGAACCACGTTTCATCTACAGCAACATAACAGGCCGGCCTAAAGCCAAGTCCGTGATGCTGGGGGCAGGCCAGAAGGACCTTTACATTGGGGATGAGGCACAGGCCAAGCGGGGGATCCTCTCCATCAG GTATCCAGTGGAGCATGGGATTGTCACATCTTGGGCGGACATGGAGGCTGTGTGGAAGAATGTTTATGACCATGACCTGAAGATGAAGGCAAGTGAGCGACCAGCACTGTTCACCGAGGCACCGCTCAATCCACTGGTCAATCGAGAACATATGACAAAGATTCTCTTTGAGCGCTTTGAGGTACCAGCCCTTTATGTGGCCATCCAGGCTGTACTGGCACTCTATGCGTCAGGCCTTACCACGGGCTGTGTGATGGACTCTGGTGATGGCGTTACCCACACTGTACCTATCTTTGAGGGCTACTGCTTGTCCCATGCCGTTCTCCGACTTGACCTGGCTGGCCGTGATCTTACAGACTACCTGATGAGGATTCTTAAAGAGAGCGGTGTCTCCCTGGTCAGTAC TGGCATGGAGGCCCCAGGGATTGACAAGCTCTGTTTCAACACCATCATGAAGTGTGACATTGACCTGAGGACCAACTTTTTCTCCAACATAATCCTGTCTGGCGGTTCCAGCCTCTTCCCTGGCATGGCTGAGCGCATCACCAAAGAAATAATCCGCATGGTCCCCAGTGACACTGAGGTGAAGGTCATGGCTCCCCCTGACAGGAAGCTCTCTGTTTGGATGGGGGGCtccatcctctcctccctctCTGCCTTCCAGCAAATGTGGATTACCATGGCAGAGTACAGGGAAATTGGGCCTAACATAGTGCAtagaaaatgcttctga
- the ACTRT3 gene encoding actin-related protein T3 isoform X3: MGDMLPAVVMDNGSGLIKAGIAGDKEPRFIYSNITGRPKAKSVMLGAGQKDLYIGDEAQAKRGILSIRYPVEHGIVTSWADMEAILFERFEVPALYVAIQAVLALYASGLTTGCVMDSGDGVTHTVPIFEGYCLSHAVLRLDLAGRDLTDYLMRILKESGVSLVSTAEREIVRDMKENLCYVCLYPEEELAKKPSEVEKSYRLPDGQVIKVQNQRFRCPETLFCPSNIGMEAPGIDKLCFNTIMKCDIDLRTNFFSNIILSGGSSLFPGMAERITKEIIRMVPSDTEVKVMAPPDRKLSVWMGGSILSSLSAFQQMWITMAEYREIGPNIVHRKCF, from the exons ATGGGGGATATGTTACCGGCTGTGGTTATGGACAATGGCTCAGGCCTGATCAAGGCAGGCATAGCTGGGGACAAGGAACCACGTTTCATCTACAGCAACATAACAGGCCGGCCTAAAGCCAAGTCCGTGATGCTGGGGGCAGGCCAGAAGGACCTTTACATTGGGGATGAGGCACAGGCCAAGCGGGGGATCCTCTCCATCAG GTATCCAGTGGAGCATGGGATTGTCACATCTTGGGCGGACATGGAGGCT ATTCTCTTTGAGCGCTTTGAGGTACCAGCCCTTTATGTGGCCATCCAGGCTGTACTGGCACTCTATGCGTCAGGCCTTACCACGGGCTGTGTGATGGACTCTGGTGATGGCGTTACCCACACTGTACCTATCTTTGAGGGCTACTGCTTGTCCCATGCCGTTCTCCGACTTGACCTGGCTGGCCGTGATCTTACAGACTACCTGATGAGGATTCTTAAAGAGAGCGGTGTCTCCCTGGTCAGTACAGCTGAAAGGGAGATTGTACGAGACATGAAGGAGAACTTGTGTTATGTGTGTCTGTATCCAGAGGAGGAGTTGGCTAAGAAACCAAGTGAAGTAGAGAAATCCTACAGGCTGCCTGATGGGCAGGTTATTAAAGTCCAGAATCAAAGGTTCCGCTGCCCTGAGACCCTTTTTTGCCCATCTAATATTGGCATGGAGGCCCCAGGGATTGACAAGCTCTGTTTCAACACCATCATGAAGTGTGACATTGACCTGAGGACCAACTTTTTCTCCAACATAATCCTGTCTGGCGGTTCCAGCCTCTTCCCTGGCATGGCTGAGCGCATCACCAAAGAAATAATCCGCATGGTCCCCAGTGACACTGAGGTGAAGGTCATGGCTCCCCCTGACAGGAAGCTCTCTGTTTGGATGGGGGGCtccatcctctcctccctctCTGCCTTCCAGCAAATGTGGATTACCATGGCAGAGTACAGGGAAATTGGGCCTAACATAGTGCAtagaaaatgcttctga
- the ACTRT3 gene encoding actin-related protein T3 isoform X1: MSTSKILQRPAVVMDNGSGLIKAGIAGDKEPRFIYSNITGRPKAKSVMLGAGQKDLYIGDEAQAKRGILSIRYPVEHGIVTSWADMEAVWKNVYDHDLKMKASERPALFTEAPLNPLVNREHMTKILFERFEVPALYVAIQAVLALYASGLTTGCVMDSGDGVTHTVPIFEGYCLSHAVLRLDLAGRDLTDYLMRILKESGVSLVSTAEREIVRDMKENLCYVCLYPEEELAKKPSEVEKSYRLPDGQVIKVQNQRFRCPETLFCPSNIGMEAPGIDKLCFNTIMKCDIDLRTNFFSNIILSGGSSLFPGMAERITKEIIRMVPSDTEVKVMAPPDRKLSVWMGGSILSSLSAFQQMWITMAEYREIGPNIVHRKCF, encoded by the exons ACCGGCTGTGGTTATGGACAATGGCTCAGGCCTGATCAAGGCAGGCATAGCTGGGGACAAGGAACCACGTTTCATCTACAGCAACATAACAGGCCGGCCTAAAGCCAAGTCCGTGATGCTGGGGGCAGGCCAGAAGGACCTTTACATTGGGGATGAGGCACAGGCCAAGCGGGGGATCCTCTCCATCAG GTATCCAGTGGAGCATGGGATTGTCACATCTTGGGCGGACATGGAGGCTGTGTGGAAGAATGTTTATGACCATGACCTGAAGATGAAGGCAAGTGAGCGACCAGCACTGTTCACCGAGGCACCGCTCAATCCACTGGTCAATCGAGAACATATGACAAAGATTCTCTTTGAGCGCTTTGAGGTACCAGCCCTTTATGTGGCCATCCAGGCTGTACTGGCACTCTATGCGTCAGGCCTTACCACGGGCTGTGTGATGGACTCTGGTGATGGCGTTACCCACACTGTACCTATCTTTGAGGGCTACTGCTTGTCCCATGCCGTTCTCCGACTTGACCTGGCTGGCCGTGATCTTACAGACTACCTGATGAGGATTCTTAAAGAGAGCGGTGTCTCCCTGGTCAGTACAGCTGAAAGGGAGATTGTACGAGACATGAAGGAGAACTTGTGTTATGTGTGTCTGTATCCAGAGGAGGAGTTGGCTAAGAAACCAAGTGAAGTAGAGAAATCCTACAGGCTGCCTGATGGGCAGGTTATTAAAGTCCAGAATCAAAGGTTCCGCTGCCCTGAGACCCTTTTTTGCCCATCTAATATTGGCATGGAGGCCCCAGGGATTGACAAGCTCTGTTTCAACACCATCATGAAGTGTGACATTGACCTGAGGACCAACTTTTTCTCCAACATAATCCTGTCTGGCGGTTCCAGCCTCTTCCCTGGCATGGCTGAGCGCATCACCAAAGAAATAATCCGCATGGTCCCCAGTGACACTGAGGTGAAGGTCATGGCTCCCCCTGACAGGAAGCTCTCTGTTTGGATGGGGGGCtccatcctctcctccctctCTGCCTTCCAGCAAATGTGGATTACCATGGCAGAGTACAGGGAAATTGGGCCTAACATAGTGCAtagaaaatgcttctga
- the ACTRT3 gene encoding actin-related protein T3 isoform X2: MGDMLPAVVMDNGSGLIKAGIAGDKEPRFIYSNITGRPKAKSVMLGHGIVTSWADMEAVWKNVYDHDLKMKASERPALFTEAPLNPLVNREHMTKILFERFEVPALYVAIQAVLALYASGLTTGCVMDSGDGVTHTVPIFEGYCLSHAVLRLDLAGRDLTDYLMRILKESGVSLVSTAEREIVRDMKENLCYVCLYPEEELAKKPSEVEKSYRLPDGQVIKVQNQRFRCPETLFCPSNIGMEAPGIDKLCFNTIMKCDIDLRTNFFSNIILSGGSSLFPGMAERITKEIIRMVPSDTEVKVMAPPDRKLSVWMGGSILSSLSAFQQMWITMAEYREIGPNIVHRKCF, translated from the exons ATGGGGGATATGTTACCGGCTGTGGTTATGGACAATGGCTCAGGCCTGATCAAGGCAGGCATAGCTGGGGACAAGGAACCACGTTTCATCTACAGCAACATAACAGGCCGGCCTAAAGCCAAGTCCGTGATGCTGGGG CATGGGATTGTCACATCTTGGGCGGACATGGAGGCTGTGTGGAAGAATGTTTATGACCATGACCTGAAGATGAAGGCAAGTGAGCGACCAGCACTGTTCACCGAGGCACCGCTCAATCCACTGGTCAATCGAGAACATATGACAAAGATTCTCTTTGAGCGCTTTGAGGTACCAGCCCTTTATGTGGCCATCCAGGCTGTACTGGCACTCTATGCGTCAGGCCTTACCACGGGCTGTGTGATGGACTCTGGTGATGGCGTTACCCACACTGTACCTATCTTTGAGGGCTACTGCTTGTCCCATGCCGTTCTCCGACTTGACCTGGCTGGCCGTGATCTTACAGACTACCTGATGAGGATTCTTAAAGAGAGCGGTGTCTCCCTGGTCAGTACAGCTGAAAGGGAGATTGTACGAGACATGAAGGAGAACTTGTGTTATGTGTGTCTGTATCCAGAGGAGGAGTTGGCTAAGAAACCAAGTGAAGTAGAGAAATCCTACAGGCTGCCTGATGGGCAGGTTATTAAAGTCCAGAATCAAAGGTTCCGCTGCCCTGAGACCCTTTTTTGCCCATCTAATATTGGCATGGAGGCCCCAGGGATTGACAAGCTCTGTTTCAACACCATCATGAAGTGTGACATTGACCTGAGGACCAACTTTTTCTCCAACATAATCCTGTCTGGCGGTTCCAGCCTCTTCCCTGGCATGGCTGAGCGCATCACCAAAGAAATAATCCGCATGGTCCCCAGTGACACTGAGGTGAAGGTCATGGCTCCCCCTGACAGGAAGCTCTCTGTTTGGATGGGGGGCtccatcctctcctccctctCTGCCTTCCAGCAAATGTGGATTACCATGGCAGAGTACAGGGAAATTGGGCCTAACATAGTGCAtagaaaatgcttctga